The region tttttctggttcctctctttatttttcgtggCCGCGTCTATCTGTGTTTCCCAtctacacgtattatatatatatatatatatatatatatatatatatatacgtgtgcaaCGAGAGGAGGGCACGAGGGGGGAATAAGCGGAAGACACGCGATagggaattttttctcctcggagGGCGTGGATTTACGCGGACAGACGAGAAGTGAGACGGGTCATTAGTCATTAGTAAGTCGGGGTTAAACTTAGCCACTTTTTGGAAAGCTATTTCGTGTCTCGCGCCCGGAGAACGTCTcgacggaagaagaagaaaaaaaaaaagccgccGCGTGTCGACGCCGAGGCAGCAACCCCGGCAAAGTCACGTGAAAGTATAGCTCTGTGTGCGTAACAAGAGTGCCGCCGACTCGTAACACGTCGGGTTTAACTAATATTTATCAGAATTTCGAACACCCCACTTAACGCCGCACGAAGATAAGCCGTTCTCGCCAACATCGATCTCGAGGGAATTCCCAATTTGTTACGTGACAATCGGACTTGGTACACTAATGAAGTTTTTCCTTCCgtcacttttcttcttttttttcttccgctcgTCTCTTCGGTTTCTTCCTCATCTATTCGATTCCACATCCTGATGTCGGTTCCGCCGAGTCTCGACGTCTAGCTTCGATGGACGATGATCGAAAACGTTGATATTGTTCACATGTTCACccgattattaaattttccaagtacacgatcgttaaataatttttttaaaagataATTTTCCCGTGCACTGCACGTTTAAtcgatacgtatgtatacggtgtACTCGGGACAAACAACCGTGAAATCCgtggaggtgaaaaaaaaaaaaaattagcatacGAACGATCGCTGGAtttcgaaatttgtttttttttttttttttttttattcttcggtaAAAAACCTGCCGGACATTTGTCATCGgggcaaaaattcatttttcatcggtagTCGAACGATTTGTCAAATACATCAAAATTTCCCTCTCTTtcgatacataaatatatttttcccgcgtatgtgtaataatataacatgtatatatacatataattatatacatatcgcCGAGtgttatttatctattttttttctctctctctctcgttttctttttcttcgcattGCGGACTGTGTAGTGAAACACGCGCACGTTATAAACTCGCGGTGTATCCGTTACATCAGTAACAGGTTTTTACCGTATGTAATAAGAAACAGCATCGCATGAGCAAATAACGCTATGTAACAGCGAGAGCATTGACAGTGTGACATTGCCGAAAAAAactcattcctttttttccctacacGTACGCCGGTTCctaacttaatttttttttttttctccgctataccgcgattcgtcgatcgttgagaaaaggtaaaaaaaaaaaaataaatccccTCCCAAAATCACGGTAtgcaatgaatatttttccgtcCGAATGATTCACGGATATACAATATCCGCAGCGGATAAAGAAATATcgctgtacaatttttttttttatttcgctccgTTTCCGTAGCGGGTATAATTTTCGAGTCCATTGTTCGCGTCTGTAGAATAGCTACAGATATCGAAATTGGCAAATCTGGGCTACGGGTGCGGTTcggtaacagaaaaaaagggaaacgaaCGCCTATAAAGCTACCTCCGCGAGGTACAGGTGTGCGCGATTCGAAGGGGTAGCGGTAGCGGTGGATGGTGGGTACGCGACGGGGTCgcggtgaatgaaaaatcgactaCTGAGGGAAGGGGAAGGAATATATATCGGACGTAAAGTGGACAAGAGgacaaacgaaaaacaaaatggctgTAGGCGGTTTGAGCGTTGAGTGGGTATATACCGTAATGGCGGTTATTCACCGTACTCCTGCtcccgctgctgccgctgccgccgctgctgctgcaataGGAGGTGTTCCCCCGTTCGCAACAACGCGGTGTACAACGGACGTTTCTCTATCCtatcgtacgtgtataatatgaaATATCCGCGTACGGTGTACGTAGAGAGAACCTGCAGCTACGATGGTATGAAAACTGGCCGGAGTATCCGGTTGCCCTGGCACTGGTGCCTTCGATGTGCGGAGGCATTATTACTACCtttacatacctacgtgtattatacgttatacgttccGTATGCATgtagacgtatatatatatacacacatatatatatatatatacacacgttataCCGCTCACCGCTGTATAGAGAAGTTGGAGTTTATCGATTGGGTTTCACCCGGGGGTTTGCCTGGCCTCCCTCGAGTCTtcctcccttcccttcccctATGCCGAGCCGACCCTTCATGGCGTCCCGACGCCTTCgtccctcctccctctccaCGTTCCTCCTCCACCCTCGATACCCGGCCGCCAGCACGAGCGGAGCTACTCGACGCTACGCGGTGGCTCTCGACGGCACCGCGGAAACTCGCGTAGGATCCACCAGGGTCCAGGTGTGTGCGTAACGCGCGTATAGAACGCGTAACACGTGTGTCGCGGCACACGTACCCGGATACCGTAACactggctgctgctgctgctgctgctgctctgcTGCTCTCACAGGTGCTTTACTCCCGTAGTCTTTCGCCGTTGCTGCTTACCTCGGAAACCCGCCCGTGGATATGGGAGAAGCACTCCCGGCTTCAACCCCAACCGAAGAGCTcccttgtatatatatgtatatattcgagCTTATTCTCGGCAGCTAGTATTTTCCCGCGCTCTCGCCTCGCCGGTAAGTCTCCACGGCGGATGTGACGCGGAGCGTATTTTATCAGGAGGGTTGTTCGCAAGCGAACGGATAGACGGGACCTCCTTACCCCCGAAAACCTCCGAAGCACGTCGCAACTATCGCTCGGTATACGCATCGAATGTACCTCGTACGCGCCTTTTTCTCAATCGCTTAACGAGTCTCGAACTACCCCATTGGGTGGGGGTTCGAATTTCGACGGAATGCAAAGTGTGATTCAGCTTGTGAGCTTTCGTTCCTCGATATTCCCGTTACTCCAGAGTCGACCGAACGGTGCTAATTGACcggttggaagaaaaagaattggtgaatggaaaaaaaaaaaatgcaaacgataaatttgaaaaaattattacacgaTAACGTTCGTCCGACCAAAAATTTTATGGTCGAAGTTTATGACGTATGTAGGGAAAAATTGTGCggcaataaaattgatagaagagagagagagagagagagaaaaagaatctgTTCGAAAAAGAGATTAATAAACGACACGGTGTATGTTTTACGTATACGTCTATAGGTAATAAATTTATCCACTCGATGTCCACATTCGGTATATACAAACTTAGGTAAATACCTTCCTATGTGGAGAGACTCTCTCTAGGGGCGGTGGCAACGTACGTAGTTGGGCAGGAATATAATTCGTGGGTTGCAACGGAGGAGACGCGTGGGTGCGTTAGAGCTAGTTGAAACATTGAATAAAGCTCGCGCCCCCGACGACGACACCCCAAAACTTCTCCCtcttacacgtacgtacgtacgtacgtacgctcggTGGGCTTTCACCGGTTCGCGAGTGTGGCGATGGCGGTGGTAACGTTGACGGCTCtatactcgtatatatatgaatttaCCGTgttcgcacacacacacgtgtacgcgaaggtacatatattttgtGTGTAGTTGGcgcatacgtaggtatacatacatatatataggcgGGAGGCGGAAGGGAAGGTGGCGGCCACGGTAAGGAAGGAGGCAGCAGGCGGCAGCCCCCGCGAGAGATCCTCCCTCGCGATCCTTCCACATAATGCCACCCTCGCCCTTTcactttccctttccctttccctttccctttccctttccctttcctctCGCCGCTTCCACCACCCCCCCATCCGGCGGGCTTCCAACCTACTTCAACCCTCGCCTCGCGCCTCGGCGTACCGCGCTGGCCCCCCATATTCCATTCTTTCCACATAGCCGAAGCTTTCAAAACGTTCGCTACTTCAGCCCTCTTCTCGCCACATAcggcggatgcgcgtgtgtgtgtgtctacGTAACGAATACGCGCACACCCTTCTCTGtgtgtctatatatatacccgtatTATATCCCCGTAGACACTGAATCAAATCtccgtataaaaaaaagaaaaaaaaagaatagtagaatgaaaatgaaaatacccTCATAACTTTCGTACGCCCGGCCGCAACGTCAACCCCTCTCTGAATACACTTTGCCGGCtttataaataaacttttatcACTACGCGTAATGTCGTTAcacatgtacacacgtataaaacACCGTTACCCGtatggtaggtacgtacatcgtgGCGTGTGCAGGTTCGTTACTGTTTCTCTGTCGATATGAAAAATCTGTCAAAATAAGATCGGATCAACCGACGACTGTCTattggggttttttttttttttttttttctacaaacagTAACGGGTacgatctctctctctctctctctcgattcgAATTTTACGAGATCGTAAACGAcggaaatcagaaaaatctaaaaaaaaaaaaaaaacgaaaattaagtcgtacaacattttttttttttttttttccaaccggtTCGAATACGACACGTACGACAACTCCGTATCCACCTGCGTCGTAGTCGACTCCCCTGAGGGCAGGTgggtcgtttgaaaaaaatttatatatatgtattggaAGGCGCCCAAAATTCTCCCAATTCACTAATTGCCCTCGCCTTACAGTTTCAATGGACAAGGTGGTACTCTCTATACGTCGTAcccgtgtgtgtatatgtataatatattcctCGGTACACCTAACGGCAGCGGCACGGATGATCCATCATCTTGATAAACCGAAGTAGCTGCGAGACAGCCTAGGGTAATAATTATCCACTTCATTAACGCGTTAAACCGACTAACGGGCAATGAGATGATGCACCGCCCTACGTACCTACCCTACAGATATTACGTTATCCTACCCCCTCCGTTTCTCACCCCCGATGCTGAGAcgaaacggacggacggatgcCTAGTCGCGGGATATGCCAGCGATCCACACGCGTTTCAAGCATGCGTATTAACGCGTAACAACCCTCTcttcgatatatacatatatatacatatatatataacgcggCGCTGTacctaatatacatacatattaccgtcatatatatatatatatatatacatgcgcaAACGTTTGTACACCCacgcacatatatgtatatatatacacatatattacaGGATCTAATCCCGGAATCTAGACACTGGAGACCGACTCCAAAGCAACTGAAACCCATAGGATATATACCTAGGTGGCTGTAGTTAGTTATATAGACATAACTGTACATagacgtacatatgtactagCCTATGTGCTCGACGGGGGGGtcgtacacacacatacacagaCACGTGTGTACCGGACGAAGCAAAGCTTcgaggggggtgggtgggggtgggCGTGAGGGGGTGGTTTGCTTCAGATATGTTTGTTCGTGGGAGGAAGTAGTAGGGAAATCGTAGGGGGTTGGGGTTGGGGATGGGATGGAAGCGTATAACTATCGAAGCCACCGCGCATCGCGCGGGTACGTAATTACGGGCGCTCTGCCAATATTGGTTAACCTTTCCAGGTTGACGCCGCCATATGCAAAGCCAGTAATGAGTCGCTCAAGAGCAGCTAGCCAGCAAAGCTATCGCCGAGCCAGTGTCTACTCCGCTgcggtattatacgtatatacgtatatacgtatgtatagtattATACGGCGTGTACACGCCACTTTATATACACGAGCGCGCGTCTCTATACGCGGCCCCCGTTGTAAGCCATACAAATCTCTATCCATCCACTCGTTTCTATCCAGCTATAGGATAAGtatgcagcggcagcagcagcagcagctatgTGTAGCCCCGTTACAATATCGGCGGAATTTCATCGCAATAATATCTCTCAGCGGACAAATACCGAATCACCCTTTCGTTCGCTGCGCTTGATCAACCTGAGGAATCGAAGTTGTCGAgctttcggattttttctctcttaccgCGACTTCGTTTTTCGgcagctttttttctcttttcgtttttgagCCATAAATTTTACGCGTACATATGGTACGTATAACTCGGGAGCTGGGCCCACACCTCGTCATTTctacttcgatgatttttttctacgagaAATGCGAACTCAACCACAATGGCGTAGGGCGATTGACCGGTATCgggttgattttcttttccttcttttttatttatttttttttattttttttttttctatcgtttctcttcgcttctttatttcttcagatttctttttttttcttttctttctttttttcactctctcttcGTCACGATTTCGGGGGAGCTCGGAACGCCGGGTCGAACTGGCCAAATGCAACCGGAGTGTGCTGGTGTGTGCGGTTTTATTGGAAGAAACCAGAGccttggggaaaaaaatgagaggagagaaaaaagaaatatatatatatatatatatcctttcGGCCTAAcgccccccctcctcccctcacCCCCGTACGAATTGACTGTATCCAAGCGATGCCGACGTAGCCGTCACGCACCCCGTACGCCACCGATTTCCACCGGCTCACCGACGTCTTTTCCCTTGTCTATACGACCGTTTAATAGGGGGTGAAACAGCCTTTTTATTCCCTCGCTTCCAACACcccgaaaatatattatattatatatatatatatgtataccacctTATATATACTCCGTTCTCACTTATATACACCTTATTTTCTCACTCACTTACTTTTCCTCCGGAAAAAACCACCCCCTGCacgcgctcttttttttttctcttcctacttttttttactcctccctctcctcttctctcttatATTACTTTttagctatacctatacgctgTAACCTGCGCTAGactcgcgaatttttttcagttttttttccgtcacacCGTTGCGTTTTTTGGTAACAAAAAATTCGAGTCGAACTCGAGGAAAATCTGACGTTCGTGTTTgatcgtatttttatttttttttaattcattcagAAATTTGTAATCGAGGGGTGAGGTGAAAAGTCGACGATTCGCGAACGGTATCACCTGTACATTCGTGCGGATAATTTATATCTCGGTGCTTTTCGCACGCGTCGACGGTTTGAGAATcgcttgaaaatttctcgtacaTCGATGTCATCGGCGCGTAGCCAGTCAAAGTCCGTAAATCGGAGCGCTCGAGGCCATTCGAATgacggtaaagaaaaaaagaaaaaaaaaaaaaaagaaaaaaaaggatgaataaAACTGAATAAGGAATGTCTCATTTATTGGCTTTTGACTAGTCCCACATTTATACCCACTCGCACACCTGAATCGCTCTATTCCTCCGTGTAATAAAAcgagaatggagaaaaaaaagcgatgtaaaaaattaccGTTACATACCCGAGGAAAATACATTATACGTCGTATCTCGTCGTTCGGACCACGACGAGATGTCGAGGGGCTCCGTGAATcggagagatggaaaaatagaaagcaacaaaaaataaaaaataattcgatgaaAAGTGAATTTTGTACAAACGAAACGTTCGGTAGTTTGTTgagaaagatgagaaaataaagcaACGATCGAGGGGAAGATTTCCGTCCGGTAACTGACCACCTGTTGGGATTATTACTTTGGAGATTAGCGCTTAAcgatgagaaacaaaaaaaatatttcgaaaaaaaaggaagaggaagaaaccTGTTTAGCTATTTTATTTGACTCGAGGTGAAAGTCGTAATGGGAAATCTATGGGTTTATGTATAACGCGTTATCGAAatggcagcagcagcagcagcagcagcgatgTCAGTTTATAAAGCGAaacgaggcgaaaaaaaaaatgttaggGTCATCCCGCAGGTGTAtccatagatatatgtatgtatacgggtaAAGTTGAAGGTGTATACCCCGTAGaatgacccccccccccccctccccctttttttggTAGAGTCGAAAGGGATgcgagggggggggtgggtgaaTGGGAAGGGCggcagggaaaaaaattatacttgCAGATTTGGAATTGCAGAATCTCGTTTAGCCTGGATCAGCCTGGGTCAACGTGGTCGTGTATTTGCAGGTACGGTGCGGGCTACGATTTGGCGGCGAGGCGTAAAAATGCGACGAGAGAATCAACGGCCACGTTAAAGGCGTGGCTAAACGAACACAAGAAGAATCCCTATCCGAccaaaggtgaaaaaataatgctCGCCATCATCACCAAGATGACGCTTACCCAGGTATCCACGTGGTTCGCAAACGCCAGAAGACGACTGAAgaaggagaataaaatgaCGTGGGAACCGAAGAATAaaacggacgacgacgacgacgccgttCTCTCCGACTCCGAGGATAACAAGGAGAAGGACGAACTCGCGGGCGACAACAGCAGGGGCGACAGGGTCGGCGAAGACGCGAGACGAGGGCTCGACGATGCCGGTGAGTTTCTCGTccgaaaaaaacgttttttcaccttttttttttatacaacacCCACCAGCGGAACGAAATactccttttcccttttttttttctctctttttccacgCCCGGTGTAAGTTTcagatttctttttcgctCTCGCCCTCCTCACCCCTTCAACCCTTAAACCACCCTCGCGGTCGTCCGACGGATCCCACGGGAACGAACGTCCTtcacaatgtttttttttttttttttatctcgagtgagaaaattaacgaaaaagagagagaataagTTAATCACCGCTTCGTTATGAGGCGATTAAAAAACGGGAAACCGGTTCGTAGGTTTGCGGTCAAGAACTTCTGGTTTGAAAACCatctgcacatttttcggaggCGATAAAATCGCGATCGTTatgattgtgaaaaaaaaaagacacggagattcgaaaataattgatttctaattttttttccataacgCAAACGTCGAGACGAAGGACCCCGTAGCGGTTAGCGCGACGTACCCGGACTCctcgtgaaattttgaaagcgtCACCCGCGAgacgagaattgaaaaaaaaaacatcgatcgCCGCAGGACGCGATATAGCCGCGTTAAATGAAAGTACGCGATCCGCGAACGGataaatttctcttctcttcttacgGACGATCGTCCTTCTTCTACTTACAATGTGAAGTGCTCAATTTTCGgaccgaattgaaaaatttttcgggccCAAAAGAATTCGCGGCGCGAGATTCTTAATCCGGAGATTAAATGTACGTCAACGCGTGGAAAAGACGGGTAAATATCGCGAcgctcgaacgaacgaacgaaaaagtaCCGCAGACAATGCTCGCGGAGTCGCGTCGACGTCGCGTATCGGAAAGATTAACGTGTCCCGACGGCGCCCGTCGTCTCCGAAGGGTGCGGTCGGTTTCGGGGTCGTCCCGCGGCGAACGGGACCTCCCCCCGGTCCGCTCCGCAACGCTACGGGATAGAGACGGAATGTGCCGTTGACCGATGACGTATTGGCGCCTTCTCTGCGGGTCCTATTACgccctcgtatatatatatatatatacattatatacttcAAATTCTACACCGACCCCCGGAGCAGCTACGTGGAAATGGGACCTGCGTCCCGGTCGCtcgtaaatataaaatatgtatacatataaatatatcgttcgttcgataCTCGCTGGCGAGGCACGCGTACGAATTTGAATACggacatacatatattgtaaACGTACGTTTCATCTTcgttataaatgtataaaatgtaTTTATAACGAAACGGTATCGAAGAGCACCGTTGGAGAGAATCGTTTGATGAGATCGTTCGGGGTAGATCGTAAGGCCCGAAGATTATACGGTTAACTATAAGGGATAAAAGAGGGTCAAAAGTTAAAGAGCCACTTGTGGACGCGCTTAGGCGGTCGGTGGCGCGGTATCTATTTAGCGGAGCCATAAGGTTCCCTTTATACCGTAAGAGAGCAGCGGCGGCAATTGGAACGGGCGGCGGTAGCGGTGGATAGCTTTCGCGTTGGGGTGCGGAGAGCAGGGCGCGCGCGCTAAGGGGGGACACGGGCTTCGTCgttgggggggtggggtggggaaCCGACAAGCCAAGCCAAAAGCAAAGTTCCGAGGATATCCCCCTTTTCTCTGGAGGGAATTATCGGTTGACGACCCATCAACCAAACCCTCCGACGGCTCGTTCGAACCTCTTAATGAAATTCTCACCCCTGAACGACTGCGGGAGACTGCGCGACCGCTTCGGTGCATCCCGACTACTGCTGCCTCGAACGGAGCAGGGGTGGTTTGGGTAGTTGGACTACCggggggacgacgacgacgacgaaaaacaGCTCTTGGAAATCTCTCGCGCCCCAAAGTGGTCGCGcggtctctctctccctttccaGCCACctagccttttttttttttttttttttcttttcttattcccCCCCATTTTGGCGCACGTCGATCCGACACTCGCCGGATCTGCCGCACTGCTTCTCTCCAACCAACAACCTCCCCCCTCGGTGTGTCCCTCGCCGCGCGGCACTCCTATCCCGTTTCGCCCTGTTATTCCCTCGCgacttttctcctctcctttttcttttttttttttcgcagcatCTCTTACAGCTTAACTACCGTCGGGATAAACCTCTGCTTCGAAGTACCCACCACCCCGCGATGTCACGCACACCGAGCGTTATAACTATACATTGTGTGTTTCACTTTACCGCTCCGCTAACTCTTGGGACTCGTCGAAAAGCTTTTCTCAAAATACGAAAGCCCCCGGCAATAACTTCAGCCTATACACCTCCTACCCGACCGGCACTTATTTCAAATTAGCGTACGCGTGCTTCCGACCTTTTGGAAAAGGTCATCCAAGAAAATTTCTACATTTTCCAGAACCGATGAGACACGTGAAAGCCGAACACCTCCAGCACGACAAAGAtctcgatgacgacgacgacctcgACCTGGAAGACGATCACCGAAGAGTCGAGCATCCCTTTCATCATTCTATGCAACCCCATCACCACCATCATCAAGGTTACGTGGGGGACGACCACCTCAAGGACGAGGTCATAAAGTCGGACTGCGGCGGGGGCGGCGTACCGATACCCGCCACGAAACCAAAGATTTGGTCATTGGCGGACACCGCGGCCTGCAAAACACCACCGCCCCCGACCCACCCGCACCATCAACAGTACCTTCATCATCAGCAACATTACGgacagcagcagcaccacccCGGTCATCTTGCGGCTTCTCAGGGTCATCATCATTCGCAACAACCCTGGCTTGGCAGCGGCGGCGGAAGtctcacgtcgttcgcgttgcCGTCCTCCGCTTCCATGAGTCCCTCGGCCGCTGCTACGGCGCCTTACTCGAGCGCGGCGACCAGGTACGGCGGTTTCCTATCCTCCTCGTCCGGCGGTCAACTTCACTACAATCCAAACTCCTCCGGATCATCGTCGAACGCGTCATCGGCGGCTGCGGGGTTTCCAGAGGTTGGGACGGACACTCCGCCCCAAACACCACCCAGCATGAAAGTGGCCACCCCCAACGGAGTGATCCAGGGCCCTCTTGGGGGCTACATCCCTGGTggcaacaacaataacaacaataacaataacaacaacaacaacaacacggCGGCCCACTACCCCGGAAGTCACGGGGGCGGTTATCTGTCGTCGAGTTCGGGATCGGCTAGCAACGGATTCAGTCCCAGACTGCAACACTCGCCCCACAAAGATTTTTCGCCGTTGTCCCAAAATTCGCTAATTCACCAACAGACCACCGCAAGTTTGCCGCCCGCGGAGGGAACCACCACGGCCTTCAAGCCCTTCTACAAGGGGTGAGTTTTTCTCCGTTCGTATTCCGGAAACTCCCGTGGCGCTCTCGTTTCGCCGATCGTCACTCTCGAGTGATAACAgtgattcttattttttcagatcGCAGTCGATGGGCAGCGGTTTCGTTTCGCCGGTTTGAATCAGCCCCGACATTCGACGGACGGGGAGTTTGAGCGTCCCAAGAGGTCAGTAACGCACTTTCTTCCTAGTTACGATTTGAATTAGGAAACCGGTAAACGCCGATTGTTAGCCTTCGAACAGTCGACGATAAAAAGCCGGACCCACCCGATCCGAGTTCGAGGTGTAGGTACGAAAGACGCGCTCTTTgttcgaggaaaaaattcaagcgaaAGGAGACGAAGTGAAGACGGTGGAAGAGACAATCGATAACGAATTAATATCCCCGTTGGGTAGATTGGTCGTTAGCGGCGGTGGAAGGTCCCGCGTCCACGTTGCGCGGTCTCGGTGTATAATAACGTGCGTCGAAATAACAACGGTATCGAGTattgaggaggaggaggaggaggaggaggagagtaTAGAGAAGCGCGTGGGCAGTCCGCGGTAGAGACCGACTATCGCCACCTCTCTTGACAGTGACAAATGGACGGAGATTTCAATCAGTGAATGGAATCACCGCAGCtccgtcgtagtcgtcgtcgtcgtcgtcgcttcTCCTCtcgtttatatacatacatatacaaagaGACGCACACGCACGTTACGTTCCCTAGAGCGTTGCGGAGTTTCGTTCACCTCGCGCGTCGTCCTTATACCACCTTCTCTTTGCCGAGAGATCACCTCGTGGCGTTCTCTCGCTCAAACGAtcccgtctctttttttttttttttgtttttcgctaGAAACGAGCGACGTGTACAATTCGTGTTTCGTACAACTCTCGAAGGCGTACCACCTCACGGTGTCTTCTCGCAACAACTCGGTACGCAGAAGCGGATAGCGGAGAGACACCCTCGAGGTCTCATCGGCTCGAACTCTTCCCGGCTTCCCTTCCACTCGAAGCCCACCGCGATTTTTCACTATTCGCTGTTATTCGTGCGGCAAATTGTCCCCGCGCCCAACGAAACGGCCATTGCTCGATCTCGTcgattcttttctcctctgattc is a window of Athalia rosae chromosome 8, iyAthRosa1.1, whole genome shotgun sequence DNA encoding:
- the LOC105685004 gene encoding homeobox protein araucan isoform X5 — its product is MDMSEDCWEHVGLLQEVTNSEPPPQSGASEYMIHQQELLVSGGQPTTATSPAMSSGGALSPGALSPSSTATTTTGAAPGTTGGATTPVGGSTGASTGCCENGRPMMTDPVTGQTVCSCQYDSAARIALGAYPRLAPTATSYSSYPTPTPSTTDQGPYPSIGMDSSAFYSPLGNPYGLKDATGMGMTADMGTAWGTAALQPAATGYYPYDPTLAAYGYGAGYDLAARRKNATRESTATLKAWLNEHKKNPYPTKGEKIMLAIITKMTLTQVSTWFANARRRLKKENKMTWEPKNKTDDDDDAVLSDSEDNKEKDELAGDNSRGDRVGEDARRGLDDAEPMRHVKAEHLQHDKDLDDDDDLDLEDDHRRVEHPFHHSMQPHHHHHQGYVGDDHLKDEVIKSDCGGGGVPIPATKPKIWSLADTAACKTPPPPTHPHHQQYLHHQQHYGQQQHHPGHLAASQGHHHSQQPWLGSGGGSLTSFALPSSASMSPSAAATAPYSSAATRYGGFLSSSSGGQLHYNPNSSGSSSNASSAAAGFPEVGTDTPPQTPPSMKVATPNGVIQGPLGGYIPGGNNNNNNNNNNNNNNTAAHYPGSHGGGYLSSSSGSASNGFSPRLQHSPHKDFSPLSQNSLIHQQTTASLPPAEGTTTAFKPFYKGSQSMGSGFVSPV
- the LOC105685004 gene encoding homeobox protein araucan isoform X6 — its product is MSAYAHQFGYSYPSASQLLVSGGQPTTATSPAMSSGGALSPGALSPSSTATTTTGAAPGTTGGATTPVGGSTGASTGCCENGRPMMTDPVTGQTVCSCQYDSAARIALGAYPRLAPTATSYSSYPTPTPSTTDQGPYPSIGMDSSAFYSPLGNPYGLKDATGMGMTADMGTAWGTAALQPAATGYYPYDPTLAAYGYGAGYDLAARRKNATRESTATLKAWLNEHKKNPYPTKGEKIMLAIITKMTLTQVSTWFANARRRLKKENKMTWEPKNKTDDDDDAVLSDSEDNKEKDELAGDNSRGDRVGEDARRGLDDAEPMRHVKAEHLQHDKDLDDDDDLDLEDDHRRVEHPFHHSMQPHHHHHQGYVGDDHLKDEVIKSDCGGGGVPIPATKPKIWSLADTAACKTPPPPTHPHHQQYLHHQQHYGQQQHHPGHLAASQGHHHSQQPWLGSGGGSLTSFALPSSASMSPSAAATAPYSSAATRYGGFLSSSSGGQLHYNPNSSGSSSNASSAAAGFPEVGTDTPPQTPPSMKVATPNGVIQGPLGGYIPGGNNNNNNNNNNNNNNTAAHYPGSHGGGYLSSSSGSASNGFSPRLQHSPHKDFSPLSQNSLIHQQTTASLPPAEGTTTAFKPFYKGSQSMGSGFVSPV